The genomic interval ACCAAGAAATAAACTGCTTTTTTTGATGGAGAAGGGAAGAGTAAGTCACCTGCTTGGAGATTATGAGAACAGTAACCGGTACTTTAACGAAGCTGATCAACTACTGGAAACAGGATTGACTGGTACCCTGGATGCAACTGTCGGCGTATTGGTAAATCCAATGACACAACGTTATAAAGGCGAAGATTTTGAGAAATTCATGATCCATTACTATAAGGCACTTAACTATTTGTATCTGCACAACACAGATGAAGCAGTTGTAGAAGCCAGACGGATCACCCTGCAAGCACAGGAGCAAGGAGATAAATTCAAGAATAAAGACAAACGTTACGCTCAGGATGCCTTTTCGCTGATGCTACAAGGCATGATTTATGAAAGCAATAAAGATGTCAATAACGCTTTTATCTCTTACAGGAACGCAGTTGAGATCTATCAGAAAAGCCCGGATAAGATCTATTACGGTACACAAATGCCTTTGGGCCTTCAACAAGATGTGATCAGAACAGCTTATTTAAACGGATTTACTTCAGAAGCTGTACAGTTTGAAACCGCATTTGGCATCAAATATAAACCAGAGAAAGCACCAGAAGGCGGTGAACTGATTTTCTTTTGGGAGAATGGTCTGGCCCCGGTAAAACAGCAGGAAGATTTATTTTTCACTTTAACCAGAGGCGATGGCGGAAACCTGTTTTTCAGCAATGTAGCTGGTGGTTTACTGATCCCATTTGTTTATAGTGGCGACCGCGATAAACTAAACATTAAGGCCGTAGAGAGTCTGAGAGCTTCGTTCCCTAAGTATGTAGCCCAACCTTCTTATTATGCCTCAGCAGTAATTAAGAATGCGCAGGGCGATGTAACACTGGAAAAAGCAGAAGATATCAATGAACTCGCTTTCAGAACACTACAGCAGCGTACCCTCAATGAAATGAGTAAAGTACTTTCCAGACTGGCGGTTAAGAAAATAGCAGAATACGCTTTACGCGAAAGTGCAAAAAGAGAAGGCCAGAAAAATAACACCTTGCTGGAAGGTCTTGGTTATGGCATGCAGCTGTATAGCTTACTGTCTGAGAAGGCCGATACCCGTAACTGGCAATCTCTTCCCAGTAGTATTTCTTATGCCCGTATACCTTTGAAAACAGGAGAAAACGAAATTACGTTAACACTTAAAAATGCGCAGGGCGCAGAAGAAACCAAAACTATCAAAGTTATGGGGACCGGGCAGATTCAGTTTTATAATTACTCCACATTGCGCTAAACGTTACTTTATTCCGCCGAAAGCAGCGAAACAGGAATTTTTATGCAGAATTTCAGTTTCCTTAAAACCCACTTTTTTTAATAAATCAAGCTGATAACCTACCGAACGCGGGGTATCTTCATAGGCAATATAGTCAAGCACATGCTGCCTGTATTCCGGGCCTCCCAGGGTTTCCAGGTATGCACTGTATTTGTCCTGGAAAAGCTGGTCAATCTGTTTGGAATCGTGCTTAATTAAGTCTGAAATCCAAATACTGCCGCCTGGTTTCAATGCAGTGTATATTTTTGTAAACATCAGTTCCCAGTCCTCATCGGTACGCAGATGATGAAATGTGGCAGCAGCCAGTACGATATCAAAATGATTATGTGGCAGATCAAGGTTAAGCATGTCGTTTTGTATGATGGTTACCGTTCCATTAGTCTCTGCAGACACCCTTTCTTTCGCCTTGTCCAGCATGGGCATGCTCAGATCATTCAGCGTACAATTCAATCCGGGGATTTTGCTGAGCATTTTTAATGAATAATTTCCAGCTCCACAACCTATATCCAGTAATTCCTTTGCATCAGGAGTGATGCGCTTTGCCGCTTCTGTACATAATTCTATCGTCAGCGGGGCATCAATTGTCGTTTGCTGCCCGGTTTCAAGATTTGAAAACCGTTCAACATCACGATCAAATCTTGCTTTAATCTCCTCATTGGTAGCTTTTCCAGTATTTTTTGTGTTCATGGTTTAAAATTTAATTTGTCAAAACTAATAGCTTTTATCATATTTGAAAAATACCATTATTGTCAATTATCAATACTTACCAGGTATTAAAACTATGGAGCTCAGACATCTTTTATATTTTAAAACTGTTGCAGAAGAATTGCATTTTACAAAAGCTGCTGCCAGGCTTTTTATTTCTCAGCCTCCATTAAGCCGGCAGATCAAAGAACTGGAAGAGGAGTTGAATGTGCAATTGTTTACCCGAAACCATAAAAGGGTTACCTTAACAGATGCCGGGAAATATTTCAAAGGAGAAGTAGATGCGATTTTTTCCAGATTGGAAGAAAGTAAAAGTATAGCGCTTCAAATTCATTTAAGTACCAGCGGAGAATTAAAAATAGGTTATATAAGTTCGGTTTATCAATCTTACCTGGCAGAGATTTTAAAATCGATGCGTAAAGAATTTTTTTATATAAAAACCGGATTATTTGAAATGCCAACTATCACTCAAATTAAAGCATTGGAACAGGGAAAATTAGATGTAGGTATTTTAAGGGCACCTGTCCTTTCTGAAAAACTCGTTGTTGAGACCTTATTTTTTGATCCTTTCGTTGTTGTTATCCCGCTTTCTGAGCAAAAATTCAAGAGCAATGAGGAACTGGCTGATTTATTAAAAAAGAGTCCTTTTATTTTTTTTAATCAGGAATTTGCCCCTCATTATTACGATAAGCTCATTGAAATTTGCAAACGCATGCAATTTACGCCCGATATTACACATGAGGCTAACAATGTGCATTCCATACTACAGTTAGTAGAAGGAGGTCTCGGGGTATCTATATTGCCTTTGTCGCTTAAAAAACAATATGATTATTTAAAAGTTTCGTTTATTGAATTAACGGATATTCCTGTAAATACTGAAGTGGTGGTTGCATATAAATCTACCAATAGAAATCCTGCGTTGAAATGGTTTGTTGAGCATTACAGCAATACTCCTGATTAATTACAGTCAAATCAATTTTTTAAACATAAAAATGCCCGAAAAGTCAGATGCTCTCCGGGCATTGTAATTTTGCAGGGATTATTTCCTGACTAAACTATATTTTTCGTTTTACCAGGATATTGCTGCAGTGCTAACGTTAAGCAATCCATTGCTTTGTTTAAATCATCCGTATTTAAAACATAGGCCATTCTCACTTCATCTTTGCCAGACCCCGGGCTGGAGTAAAAACCAGTTGCAGGAGCCATCATTACTGTTTCTCCGTTATGCTCAAAGCTTTCCAGTATCCATTGGCAAAATACATCTGCATCATCAATAGGGAACTTTGCAACCACATAGAAAGCGCCACCCGGATTAGGGCAGAAAACACCATCAATCGCATTTAGTCTGGATACCAGCGTATCCCTGCGTAAAGTATATTCTTTATTTACTTCTTCAAAATAGCTATCAGGAGTATCTACAGCGGCAGTTCCGGCAATTTGTTCAACCATTCCAGGGCTTAATCTTGCTTGTGCAAACTTTAATCCGGATTTGATCACCTCTTTGTTTTTAGTGATTAAGCAACCTAAACGGGCACCGCAGGCACTGTATCTTTTAGAAACAGTATCCATGATCACCACATTTTCTTCTAATCCCTCAAAATGCATAGGAGAGATGAATTCCCTGCCATCATAGCAGAATTCCCGGTAAGCTTCATCAGAGAATAAGAATAAATCATATTTCAGACATAAATCTTTCAGTGCCTGTAACTCTTCTCTGGAATAAAGATATCCTGTAGGGTTGTTTGGGTTACAGATAATGATAGCTTTTGTCTTATCCGTAATCAGTTTCTCAAATTCTGCAATCGCCGGTAAGGCAAAACCATTTTCAATATGAGACAAAATCGGCTTTACAACTACATTGCTCATGCAGGCAAATCCATTATAGTTCGCATAAAATGGCTCAGGGATGATAATTTCATCACCTTCATTTACGCAGGTCTGCATAGCGATAGTAATCGCTTCTGATCCGCCTACAGTAACCAGTATATCTTCAGGAGTGATATTGTAACCCAGTTTATTGTAATATTTAGTAAGTTTTGTTCTGTAGCTTAATGTTCCTTCAGAAGGCGTATAAGCCCAAACATCAAAATCAATATTTTTAATCGCATTCAACATGCCCTCTGGAGTAGCAATGTCCGGCTGGCCGATATTTAAATGATAAACTTTTTTACCATCCTTTTTTGCCTTGTCTGCAAATGGGGTTAGTTTTCTTATAGGCGATGCGGGCATTTGTATCCCTTTTTCTGAAATATGTGGCATGGGTCAAAAATAAAAAACCTCGTTGATTTAACGAGGTTTTATTGATAATAATATTTTTCTTCGGATTATTTTCCTGCTACTGTTTCTCCTTTAATGTATAACACTTTAGTCGGTGTTTTTGCATTAGAGTTGATCGTGATGCTTTTGCTGAAAGGCAATGGTGAACCAGCAGGCGTATAAGTAACTTTAATCAGGCCTGATTCTCCTTTTTTAATAGGTGTTTGTGTGTAAGTTGGTACAGTACAACCACAAGTAGTCTCTACTTTTGTTAAAATAAGAGGCGCATCACCAACATTTACAAACTTAAATTCTACAGAAACAGGGCTTGTCAATGGAATTTTTCCAAAATCATGCGTCTCTTTTTCGAATTTAAATTCAGCTGGTTTACTTTGTGCGAATGAAGTAACGGTAACACCTAAAACAAAGGTTAACAGTATAATTAGCTTTTTCATCAGTTATTTATTTATTTTTTAATTGTTATGAATCTAATATGGACCTGATAATCTAATGCAGTGAATTGTAGGCTCATGCAGGTTTCCTATTTAAATCTTCTGAACAAATTTAATGTTTTCATTAACATTTCAAAGTCAAAAGCTAATATATATATTACACTTGGGTAAGGGACGGAAAATAGAAAATATGTATCTTTGCCCAATAAACTTTTGTGCTTATGATGCTAAATAACAAACTTACGACGAACCCCATCGATGCCTCAGAATTAAGTTTTGACGACTTCAAGACTATAGTAATCGATGATTACAGGATTGCATTCGAGAGCAGACAGGCTAGTTTACTAGGCCGTAAAGAGGTTTTAACAGGTAAGGCTAAGTTTGGCATTTTTGGTGACGGAAAAGAACTTCCACAGATTGCAATGGCCAAAGCCTTTAAAAATGGCGACTGGCGTTCTGGTTATTACCGTGATCAGACTTTTGCTTTTGCGACGGGTATATGTACCATTAAAGAGTTTTTTGCTCAATTATACGCTAATCCAAGCTTAGAAGCGGACCCGGCATCTGCTGGCCGTCAAATGAACTGCCATTTTTCCACCCGTTCACTTCACGAAGACGGTTCATGGAAAAACTTAACGGAAATGAAGAATTCTTCTTCTGATATTGCACCAACAGGTGGCCAGATGGCACGTTTAGTTGGTCTGGCATACGCTTCCAAATTATACAGACAGAATCCGGAATTAAATTACCTGAAAAACTTCTCCGTGAATGGAAATGAAGTTGGCTTTGGTACCATTGGAAATGCTTCTACTTCTGAGGGCGTGTTTTTTGAGGCTATTAATGCAGCAGGAGTTTTGCAGATTCCGATGGCGATGTCGGTTTGGGATGATGGTTACGGAATTTCTGTTCCGGCAAAATATCAGACCACTAAAGAGGATATCTCAGAGATTTTAAAAGGTTTCCAGCGTGATGAAAATAACGCAGGTTATGAAATATATAAAGTAAAAGGCTGGGATTATCCTGCCCTTTGTGAAACTTATCAGCAGGCTATTCAGATCTGCCGTGAAGAACATGTACCTGTTTTAATCCATGTAACCGAAGTTACACAACCACAAGGACATTCTACTTCAGGTTCACACGAACGTTATAAAGACAAAGCAAGATTAGAATGGGAAAAGGAATTTGACTGTATTCGTCAAATGCGTATCTGGATGCTTGAATCTGCTATCATTACCGAAGAAGAGCTTGTTGTATTGGAAGATACCGCTAAAAAACTGGTTCGTGAAGCACAGAAAGAAGCGTGGAATGAATTCCTTGGGGATATCAAAACAGAAAAAGATCAGGTCATCAGTTTGATCAATAACCTTTCTGACTCCAACCAGGCCTTATCAAAAATTGCAGGTACATTAGGCGGAACACCGGATGCACAGCGCAAAGAAGTTGTTTCTTCTGCAAGAAAAGCACTTCGCTTAACCTTAAATCAGCCTTCTGAAGAAAGAAACCAGTTGTTAAGCTGGTATCAGAAAGAAAAGGAAAACAATGAAGAACGCTATAACTCCAAACTGTTTACAGATGGTAAGGAAAGCCCTTTTTTAGTAAATATCGTACCAGCTTCTTACCTGGACAACAGTAAAATGGTAGATGGCCGTGAATTACTGAATGCTTGTTTCGATGCTAACTTTGCACGTGATCAGCGACTGGTCGCATTCGGTGAAGACTTAGGAAGCATTGGTGATGTGAACCAGGGCTTTGCAGGGTTGCAGGCAAAATATGGTGAATTAAGAGTTACAGATACAGGCATCAGAGAAATGACTATTGCAGGTCAGGGAATCGGACTCGCTTTGCGTGGTTTAAGACCTATTGCAGAGATTCAATACCTGGATTACTTGTTATATGCACTGAATGTTTTAAGTGATGACCTTGCAAGTTTATCTTACCGTACCAAAGGCGGACAAAAAGCACCGGTCATTATCAGAACCCGCGGTCACCGCTTAGAAGGCGTGTGGCACTCGGGATCACCAATTGGTATGATCTTAGGTTCTTTACGTGGTTTACACCTGTGTGTGCCCCGTAATATGACTCAGGCTGCGGGAATGTACAACACACTGTTCAGAGCAGATGAACCGGCTTTGATGATTGAATGTCTGAACGGCTACCGCTTAAAAGAGATGTTACCTGATAACGTTGGGGAATATACAGTGCCTTTAGGAAAAGCCGAAATTGTAAGAGAAGGAACAGATATTACTGTGGTATCTTATGGTTCAACGCTGAGAATCGTAGAAGAAGCAGCGGAGGAACTGGCAGCTTATGGAATCTCTGTAGAAGTTATTGATCCTCAAACTTTACTTCCTTTTGATACCGATCATTTATGCGCGTCCTCTTTACAGAAAACAAATAAATTATTAGTGGTAGATGAAGATGTTCCGGGTGGTGGAACAGCTTATATCCTGCAACAGATTTTAGAGAATCAGGGTGGATATTACCATTTAGACGCACAACCACAAACTTTATCTGCGAAGGCTCACCGCCCTCCATACGGATCTGACGGAGATTATTTCACTAAACCATCAGTAGATGATGTTGTAGAAACAATATATCAGATGATGAATGCACATAACGAAGCAAAATATCCTGCGATTTTCTAATCCGGGACTCCATATTTAATAACAAAGCCTGGCCCTTAAAAGGAACCAGGCTTTGTTATTTATAACATTTTTTATGGCTGAACAGCTTTTAAAACATTGATAGGGCCATAGCCCAGTTTTGAGTCTTTATTAGGGTATAATTTAGCGGATTCTACCATTCTTTGTAATACCTGTTTATCATTCCATGACGGATGTGAAGACCAAACCAGCGCTGCGATACCTGCATTGATTGCTGTAGCCGCTGAAGAAGAGCCTGAGAAACCATATTGACCCGGAGTATCATGATAAACTGCTACCGCATTATTTACACCAGCTGAAGTGGCCGTAGTCGTAGTAAAATAAACTTTATCGCCTTCATGGCACTCTTTACAACTCACCAGACTTCCTGTTGTACTGTAATCGGTACCTGTAACCGCAACAGTTTCGCTCATGGAAGCCGGAAATATGACGCCAACACTTTTGGGGATATCAATGACGAAGAAACCCAGATTAATTGGTTTAATAGATGTACCGGCAGCAGCAAAGATCAGTTTGCCTTTACTTTTAGCATATTTCACTGCGTCAGCTAAAACTGATACATTGAAAATCCAGCCATTAGACATCGATATCACCTTTACATTGTTATCATCAGCTAACCTGGTTAAAGCAGTGGCTACGCCCTGTTGCTGTTTAGAAGTCCATAAAGCAACAAAATCAGTTGCCCTGTAGCTCACCAGGTTACAGTTATAAGCTATCCCGACAGGCAGGTTTACTTTTTTCGGTGCAGCAATTAAAGAAGCCATACCAGTACCATGATCGGCACTCATATCATCTTTATTGGCGTATACGTCATTTGAGCCCTTAAATGTACCAAATAATGCAATCGTTCTTCCAGCGCCAAATTCCTGTGAAGTGAATGCAGTTTGAGTTTGATATACCCCATTATCAATTAAGCCAATAGTGATACCTTTTCCAGTACTTATTTTCCAGGCATCAGGGATTTTCTGGTCTGCGTAACTTTTAGGGATTAAAGGCTCACCGCTGCCTTGAATAAACCAGCCCGGAAGTTCAGCAGGATCGCCACCACCAGAGCTCAGACTTTCTGTCGCCATAGCTGATCTGCTCTTTAATAAATGCTTATTGTAATCAGCAGGTTCCACGTAACGGATAGCCTTAGATTTACGTAACTCCTGAAGCGTACTTAAATTTCCTATTTTAACCACCATATTAGTCAGTACAGGGCTTTCATATTGCAGCACGTTCTCTTTGGCTTCAGCGGTCTTTACCTGCTGTAAAATGCCGCTTTTAATGCCATCGATATTAACTCCTGCTCTTTTTGCTGCTGATACACTGATGTTTGCCATTTGAGCTTCAGTATTGTTGCTCTCGGTAACTGTATTGGACGATTGCGGATTTCCATAACCCACAGACAGCAGGCTGTCTCCATGGATAACAGCACTGTATAACAATTCATCACTCTGCTCATTCCATTTAAAATCACCGGTTTTCTGCAAACTGGACTGAATTACTGCATTAATTTCCTGTACGGAATAAAGTTTGTCTTTTGGGTGAAGCGCATCCTGGCTGTTGTTGGTAAGGTTATCCTTACGGCAGGATACCAAAACGACTAAAAATGTGGCGCATAAAATTGCCACGCTGCTTTTGTTTTTCATAGTAGATAGATTTGTTTTTATAGGTTAGATGTTATTCAATAGATGTATGTAAAGTAGAAATAATTAATCATTTAATTTAAATTAAGATAGTCTTAGTGAAAAATTTAATATAAAAAAAAACGCCCTGTTATTTTTTAGATAACAAGGCGTTCGCACAAACAGGTTTTTAACTTATAACCTGCTCGATTTATTTCTTAATAACTGATCGGCAAGCACTAATGCTGCCATGGCCTCAACGATCACAACTGCTCTTGGAACAACACAAGGATCATGTCTGCCTTTTCCTTTAATCTCTGCGGCTTCACCAGCAGCGTTTACTGTTTGCTGATTATGCATAATGGTCGCTACAGGCTTAAATGCCACTGTAAAGTTGATTTCCATCCCATTAGAGATGCCACCTTGTACGCCACCAGAGAAATTAGTCAATGTTTTTGGTGCATGCGCTCCATCGGTCAGGAAGATATCATTGTGTGCTGATCCCCTCATCTCACTTCCTGAAAATCCTGAGCCGTATTCAAAACCATGTACCGCATTGATACTTAACATGGCTTTGCCCAGATCAGCATGCAGCTTATCAAAAACCGGCTCTCCTAATCCCGGAGGGCAATTATGAATAATACAGCTGATTTTTCCACCAACAGTATCACCATCTTTTCTGACGCTGTCAATAAACTCAATCATCTCATTTGCTGTTGCCGGATCTGCGCAGCGCACAATATTTTCTTCGCGCTGTGCCAGCAATTCAGCAATCGGCAACGCAGCTAAATTGGGCGCATTGATAGTTCCTACAGCAGAAACATGTGCGAAAATACCGACACCGTAATGCTGAAGTAACAACTTGGCAATAGCACCTGCTGCTACCCGTGCAGCCGTTTCCCTTGCAGATGAACGTCCACCTCCACGGTGATCACGGATACCATATTTAGCATCATATGTATAATCCGCGTGCGAAGGACGATAAACAGTCTTATTATGTTCATAATCTTTGGAGCGGTGATCTTCATTCGGAATCAAAAGTGCAATGGGGGTACCCGTACTTTTTCCTTCGAAAATACCCGATAAGATTTGTACCGTATCACTCTCTTTACGCTGTGTAGTTATCTTTGATTGTCCCGGACGGCGTTTATCTAATTCTGACTGGATAAATTCCAGATCAATAGGCAGTCCGGCAGGACAGCCATCTACAATAGCGCCAATAGCCTCGCCATGTGATTCTCCAAAAGTTGAAATCCTGAATAAGTGTCCGAAAGTATTACCTGCCATATTTTTAATTTTTTTTAATTATTCTATCAGGCTAATTCCTGAACCGTGAAACCTGCTTTTTCCAAATGTTTCCAGAAATCAGGATATGACTTCTCTACTACCTGGAAATCTTCAATTTCTACTTCTTTAATCAGCAGACTTAACGGCACAAAGGCCATAGCCATCCGGTGATCATCATAAGTTGAGAAAGTTACCTTTTCCGGGAAGTTTAATCCTTCGCAGTTTAAGGTATATACCTCATTGTCTTCACTTAAAGTAACGCCAATTTTAGCCAGTTCATTCTGTAAAGCCAGAATTCTGTTGGTCTCTTTAATTTTAAGCGTTTCCAGACCAGTAAAAGCAAGGTTTAATCCCTTAGCAGCAGCACAAACAATAATAGTCTGCGCCAGATCAGGACAATCTTTTAAGTTTAGGATAGCTGTGGTTTGTGGTTCGTTCTGACTAGCCTGTAAAGCTATACCATCTGCTGTTCTTTGTGTATTTACACCAAGGCCAATCATGATTTCCTGGATTTTACTATCTCCCTGCAAGCTTTCCTCTTTCAGGTTAGGCAGTTCAATAGCCGCTTGATCAGCTAGTGCAGCAATACTGTACCAGTACGACGCAGCGCTCCAGTCAGGCTCTACAGTGAGCGTTGCCGCCTGGTACTGTTGCGGGCCTATATAAATATGATCGCCTTTCCAGCTATGTGAAACCCCTGCTGAAGCTAATAAAGCCAGCGTCATTTCTACATAAGGTCTGGAAGTTAATCCACCCTCAATATTCAGCGAAAGACCGGCAAGTAATTTTGGCGCAATAATCAGCAAGGCTGATAAATACTGACTGCTTACATTTCCTTTGATAGAAACCTCAGCACGCACATTATTTAAACCTCCGTTGATTGACAAAGGAGGGAAGCCCTCATTTTTGGCATAAGTGATATCAGCACCCAGACTTTTTAAAGCGTCTACTAAGATACCAATCGGGCGTTCCTGCATTCTGGCAGAGCCTGTAAGCAAAAATTGCTGCGGAATTGTAGCCAAATAAGCCGTTAAAAAGCGCATTGCAGTACCGGCGTGGCCAACATCTACTGTTCTTCTTTCTTCAGATTCAGTCGTATTCAGCTCCGTCAAAATTCTGTTCAAAGTCACGGTGTCAGCAGCATCAGAAAGATTATTCACCTTAACTAATCCTTTACTGATTGCAGCAATGATTAATGCCCTGTTGCTCTCACTTTTTGAACCCGTGAGGTTTATCGTCGCCTGGATATCTTTTTGTCCCTTAAAGGAAACAAGTGCATTCTTCTTCATTGGAGCATTTCGTGTTAATATTTTGTATTCAGAATTTTCGGTAGCTTTTCCTAATCTGTGACTAAGAAAAGCCTTTGAAAATTCAGCTGATTAATGTTTTGCCGCAGCAGCTTCAACGATTTCTTCTTCAGTTTTGCCTTCGTTCATGATTGCAGTTTGTTTTCTGATAGACTCAGCATGAACTAATTCTAAGAATTTCTCTGTAAAACCAAGGTCTAATTTAAGGGCTTTAGCAAAAGCAGTCCCTTTTTTAAGGATTTCATCCCAACGGTTAACCTGTAAGATAGTTACTTTGCTGTCTCTTTTGTACTCACCGATTTTTTCAACGATAGCCATACGCTCACTTAATTTCTGAAGCATTACATCATCGATTTTATCAATCTGTTTACGCAGTTCAGCTAATTTATCAGCAAAAGCTTCACTGTTGGATTCTGGATCACGTAAACTTAATTTAGCGATCAGTTCTTCTAAAGCAGCAGGAGTAACCTGTTGTTTGGCATCAGTCCACGCTACAGAAGGGTCGATATGTGACTCAATCATTAATCCTTGCATGTCAAGGTCTAATGCTTTTTGAGAGATGTAAGGAATCAGTTCGCGATTTCCGCAGATATGTGAAGGATCATTAATAATTGGCAATTCAGGGCAAAGTGTTTTCAACTGAATTGCAAGTTCCCACATAGGTTCGTTACGGAAAGAGCTTTTCTCGTAAGAAGAGAAGCCACGGTGGATTGCTCCTAATTTAGTGATACCTGCATTGTTGATACGTTCTAAAGCACCAATCCATAGAGAGATATCAGGGTTTACAGGGTTTTTAATTAATACCGGGATGTCAACACCTTTTAAAGCGTCAGCAATTTCCTGTACCGTGAAAGGATTAGCTGTTGATCTCGCACCAATCCATAAGATATCTACGCCTGCAGCCAGTGCTTCTTCCACATGTTTAGCGTTGGCTACTTCTACAGCTGTTGGTAATCCAGTTTCAGCTTTAGCTTTTTTCAACCATTCCAGACCGATACTTCCAATTCCTTCAAATTCTCCCGGACGGGTACGTGGTTTCCAGATTCCAGCTCTTAGTACAGATACTTTACCAGTTGCAGCTAATAAATGTGCAGTAGATAACAATTGATCTTCAGTTTCTGCACTACATGGTCCAGAGATGATAAGCGGCTCGTTTTTGATGTTAATCCAGCTCGATAATGGCTGAATGTTTAAGTTTAATTTCATGATGAGGGGGATTTAATCTGTTGTGGTATGTGTTAAATATTTTAAATACTGATTTGTTAAACGATATCGTTTTTTAGATATTCGCCCATTATATTAAAGTTTACTGTGTATTTCAGTGCTTTACGGATAGCGATGTCATATTTTTCGCTTTCTGTCCATTCCATATCGACATAGAAATAATACTCATTTCTTTTACCTAAAACAGGCATAGACTGGATCTTGCTTAAATTCACATTTTGCTCTGCGAAGATGTTCAGCACTTTTGAGAGTGCACCTACATGGTTACCAACCTGGAAACAGATGGAGGATTTATTAATTTCAGTCAAATCTTCAGTTTTATCGTTTTGAAGGATCAGGAAACGGGTGTAATTCTTTTTATTGGATTCAATTCTTCTTTCTATAATATTCAGGCCATAAAGCTCGGCAGCCAGTGTGTTTGCAATCGCGACAGTATCAGTTAATTGCTCGTCTCTGATCTTTTTTGCACAAGCGGCTGTATCTACGCTTTCCACTACTTTAAGGTGTGGAAATTCGTCAAAGAAATCAATGCACTGACGAATAGCAATAGGGTGGGAGGTTACATATTTTACGTCTTCCAGTTTCACACCCGGCAGTGCCATTAAGTGCAATTGTATAGGAAGGTAAACTTCTCCGGTTACTGCAAAATTATATTCTCTGATCAGTGTGTAGTTTGGTAAAAGGCTACCGGCGATAGAGTTTTCAATAGCCATCACTACATAGTCAGCTTCCCGTGCCTCAAGCACTTCGCATGTTTGTTTAAAGGAATTGCATTCGATAGTTTTAATGTCATTACCAAAGAATTTGAAAGCAGCTTCTTCATGAAAGGAGGCTTTAATACCTTGTATTGCTACTCTTGTTACTTTTTTCATCTATATGATCTCCTGCGTTAATTTTTGCTTTAAACAAAAAAAGTCCCGGCAGGATGCCGGGACTTTTCATATACAATTTATGTTGATTTTTTTGATTGCATATCAGTCCCGGCTCTTACTAAAATAGTAGAAGTAGCTAAACCAATATGTAGTGATGTTTCTCATTTTTTTTCTTTGGTGGCTTCTGGAAACAGAACCCTGTATTTTTAATCTTTGTTTTTTCAAATGTAGCAACAAAATTTAATTTGTCAAAT from Pedobacter sp. WC2423 carries:
- a CDS encoding DUF1573 domain-containing protein — protein: MKKLIILLTFVLGVTVTSFAQSKPAEFKFEKETHDFGKIPLTSPVSVEFKFVNVGDAPLILTKVETTCGCTVPTYTQTPIKKGESGLIKVTYTPAGSPLPFSKSITINSNAKTPTKVLYIKGETVAGK
- a CDS encoding COG3014 family protein, whose amino-acid sequence is MTTIRTYTLRASVVGLMLFLFGCASYNDRITPYYKNISTGNYKEAQIELDKNSLIQKPRNKLLFLMEKGRVSHLLGDYENSNRYFNEADQLLETGLTGTLDATVGVLVNPMTQRYKGEDFEKFMIHYYKALNYLYLHNTDEAVVEARRITLQAQEQGDKFKNKDKRYAQDAFSLMLQGMIYESNKDVNNAFISYRNAVEIYQKSPDKIYYGTQMPLGLQQDVIRTAYLNGFTSEAVQFETAFGIKYKPEKAPEGGELIFFWENGLAPVKQQEDLFFTLTRGDGGNLFFSNVAGGLLIPFVYSGDRDKLNIKAVESLRASFPKYVAQPSYYASAVIKNAQGDVTLEKAEDINELAFRTLQQRTLNEMSKVLSRLAVKKIAEYALRESAKREGQKNNTLLEGLGYGMQLYSLLSEKADTRNWQSLPSSISYARIPLKTGENEITLTLKNAQGAEETKTIKVMGTGQIQFYNYSTLR
- a CDS encoding LysR family transcriptional regulator; translation: MKNTIIVNYQYLPGIKTMELRHLLYFKTVAEELHFTKAAARLFISQPPLSRQIKELEEELNVQLFTRNHKRVTLTDAGKYFKGEVDAIFSRLEESKSIALQIHLSTSGELKIGYISSVYQSYLAEILKSMRKEFFYIKTGLFEMPTITQIKALEQGKLDVGILRAPVLSEKLVVETLFFDPFVVVIPLSEQKFKSNEELADLLKKSPFIFFNQEFAPHYYDKLIEICKRMQFTPDITHEANNVHSILQLVEGGLGVSILPLSLKKQYDYLKVSFIELTDIPVNTEVVVAYKSTNRNPALKWFVEHYSNTPD
- a CDS encoding pyridoxal phosphate-dependent aminotransferase; translation: MPHISEKGIQMPASPIRKLTPFADKAKKDGKKVYHLNIGQPDIATPEGMLNAIKNIDFDVWAYTPSEGTLSYRTKLTKYYNKLGYNITPEDILVTVGGSEAITIAMQTCVNEGDEIIIPEPFYANYNGFACMSNVVVKPILSHIENGFALPAIAEFEKLITDKTKAIIICNPNNPTGYLYSREELQALKDLCLKYDLFLFSDEAYREFCYDGREFISPMHFEGLEENVVIMDTVSKRYSACGARLGCLITKNKEVIKSGLKFAQARLSPGMVEQIAGTAAVDTPDSYFEEVNKEYTLRRDTLVSRLNAIDGVFCPNPGGAFYVVAKFPIDDADVFCQWILESFEHNGETVMMAPATGFYSSPGSGKDEVRMAYVLNTDDLNKAMDCLTLALQQYPGKTKNIV
- a CDS encoding class I SAM-dependent methyltransferase, with protein sequence MNTKNTGKATNEEIKARFDRDVERFSNLETGQQTTIDAPLTIELCTEAAKRITPDAKELLDIGCGAGNYSLKMLSKIPGLNCTLNDLSMPMLDKAKERVSAETNGTVTIIQNDMLNLDLPHNHFDIVLAAATFHHLRTDEDWELMFTKIYTALKPGGSIWISDLIKHDSKQIDQLFQDKYSAYLETLGGPEYRQHVLDYIAYEDTPRSVGYQLDLLKKVGFKETEILHKNSCFAAFGGIK